In Saccharothrix violaceirubra, the following are encoded in one genomic region:
- the rnc gene encoding ribonuclease III: protein MGGRSSRGRSADSAPLLEALGVPLDAELLTLALTHRSYAYENGGLPPNERLEFLGDVVLGLVVTDHLYRTHPDLPEGQLAKLRASVVNMHALAGVARGLGDDGLGGHLLLGRGEELTGGRDKASILADGLEAVIGAVYLQFGIDTARQVVHRLFDPLLAEAPLRGAGLDWKTSLQELTASAGLGVPEYRVDDQGPDHRKEFTATVFVGGQAHGSGDGRTKKEAEQKAAEAAYHVLERAKAKQDKAASGNGHAAGGTTSSQTSSSEED, encoded by the coding sequence GTGGGGGGTAGGTCGTCGCGCGGTCGGTCCGCCGACAGCGCCCCGTTGCTCGAAGCGCTCGGCGTCCCGTTGGACGCCGAGCTGCTGACACTCGCACTCACACACAGGTCCTACGCGTACGAGAACGGCGGGCTCCCGCCGAACGAGCGTCTCGAGTTCCTCGGCGACGTCGTTCTCGGTCTCGTGGTCACCGACCACCTTTACCGCACGCATCCCGACCTGCCCGAGGGTCAGCTCGCCAAGCTCCGTGCGAGCGTGGTGAACATGCACGCGTTGGCGGGCGTGGCCAGGGGACTCGGCGACGACGGGCTCGGCGGTCATCTGCTGCTCGGTCGTGGCGAGGAACTGACCGGCGGGCGCGACAAGGCGAGCATCCTCGCGGACGGTCTCGAGGCCGTCATCGGTGCGGTGTACCTGCAATTCGGTATCGACACCGCGCGTCAAGTTGTCCACCGCCTGTTCGACCCGCTGCTGGCCGAAGCGCCACTGCGGGGCGCGGGGTTGGACTGGAAGACCAGCTTGCAGGAACTGACCGCGTCGGCAGGGCTCGGCGTGCCCGAGTACCGGGTGGACGACCAGGGCCCCGACCACCGCAAGGAGTTCACCGCGACGGTGTTCGTCGGTGGTCAGGCCCACGGCTCCGGCGACGGGCGCACGAAGAAGGAAGCCGAGCAGAAGGCGGCCGAGGCCGCCTACCACGTGCTGGAGCGGGCCAAGGCCAAGCAGGACAAGGCCGCGTCCGGGAACGGCCACGCTGCCGGTGGGACCACCTCATCGCAGACCTCATCCTCCGAGGAAGACTGA
- the mutM gene encoding bifunctional DNA-formamidopyrimidine glycosylase/DNA-(apurinic or apyrimidinic site) lyase — protein sequence MPELPEVEVVRRGLHEHVAGRTITSVEVLHARAIRRHLPGAADFAVRLTGQRMEAARRRGKYLWVDLSGGDALLAHLGMSGQMLVQPVDAPDEKHLRVRLRFDDGGPELRFVDQRTFGGLMVADLVEVDGTSLPDEVAHIARDPLDPEFDLSAAVRALRRKRTEVKRALLDQTLVSGIGNIYADEALWRTRLHGLRPTAKLTAAQGVELLGHATEVMREALGQGGTSFDALYVNVNGQSGYFDRSLAAYGQEDRPCSRCGTAIVREPFMNRSSYSCPRCQPRPRSAVRPIG from the coding sequence GTGCCCGAACTGCCCGAGGTCGAGGTCGTCCGTCGCGGTCTGCACGAGCACGTCGCGGGTCGCACCATCACTTCGGTCGAAGTGCTGCACGCCCGCGCGATCCGCCGCCACCTGCCGGGGGCGGCGGATTTCGCCGTGCGCCTGACCGGACAGCGCATGGAGGCCGCGCGTCGGCGCGGCAAATACCTGTGGGTCGACCTGTCCGGCGGTGACGCGTTGCTCGCGCACCTGGGGATGAGCGGCCAGATGCTGGTGCAACCGGTCGACGCACCGGACGAGAAGCACCTCCGGGTCCGCCTGCGCTTCGACGACGGCGGACCGGAGCTGAGATTCGTCGACCAGCGCACGTTCGGCGGACTCATGGTCGCGGACCTCGTCGAGGTGGACGGCACGTCCCTGCCGGACGAGGTCGCGCACATCGCCCGCGACCCGCTCGACCCGGAGTTCGACCTGTCGGCCGCGGTGCGGGCGCTGCGGCGCAAGCGGACCGAGGTCAAACGCGCGCTGCTGGACCAGACGCTGGTGTCGGGGATCGGGAACATCTACGCGGACGAGGCGTTGTGGCGCACCCGGCTGCACGGCCTGCGGCCCACCGCGAAGCTGACCGCGGCACAGGGTGTCGAACTGCTCGGGCACGCCACCGAGGTGATGCGCGAAGCACTGGGGCAGGGCGGCACGTCCTTCGACGCGCTCTACGTCAACGTGAACGGGCAGTCGGGGTATTTCGACCGGTCCCTCGCGGCCTACGGGCAGGAGGACCGGCCCTGTTCGCGATGCGGAACCGCGATCGTCCGGGAACCCTTCATGAACAGGTCCTCGTATTCCTGTCCCCGGTGTCAACCCCGACCGCGTTCGGCGGTGCGGCCGATCGGCTAG
- a CDS encoding MarR family winged helix-turn-helix transcriptional regulator, protein MTASVTNQDALQLVVAVHRLIRSLRQAAPVKRLQPTQLLVLSELSTQGPMRIGEIAVRALCSQPTATTVVTGLESGGLVRREPDPADGRATIVELTGAGRETIASLAHGEAELLSDRLSRLTEAELESLRLATSLLRRLADPHSRG, encoded by the coding sequence ATGACCGCCAGTGTGACCAATCAGGATGCCTTACAACTCGTGGTTGCCGTTCACCGGCTGATCCGCAGTCTTCGCCAGGCCGCTCCGGTGAAGCGACTCCAGCCCACGCAACTGCTCGTACTTTCGGAACTCTCGACGCAGGGACCCATGCGTATCGGCGAGATCGCGGTCCGTGCACTGTGCTCCCAACCGACCGCGACGACCGTCGTGACCGGCCTGGAATCGGGTGGTCTCGTCCGCCGCGAACCCGATCCCGCCGACGGCCGCGCGACGATCGTGGAACTCACCGGAGCCGGTCGGGAAACGATTGCCTCACTCGCGCACGGCGAAGCGGAACTGCTCTCCGACCGCCTTTCCCGGCTCACCGAGGCGGAACTGGAGAGCCTCCGCCTGGCCACCTCACTGCTGCGCCGACTGGCCGATCCGCACTCACGCGGCTAG